The Caldanaerobius fijiensis DSM 17918 genomic sequence AAAGTATCAAAATCTTTTGCTTCAGTAAGCCTTCCCACAGAAATAACAACAGGTGGTTCTCCAGGATAAAACCAACTATCATTTACATTTTCCATTGATTTCCTAATCAAATCATCACTTATTATCGGATTATATATTACATTTATCTTTTCTAAAGGTATATTTAGCATATTAGACATATCCTTGGCAACATCTTTTGATACCGCTACTATAGCATCAGAATATTGATAAATATATTTTAGAATGTTAATTGCTATTTTTTCTTTTAAATTTTTTGACTCTTTTTTAGCTAAACTTAATGTTGTATGTTCTGTAATTATTACTTTTGTTTTATTGTTCATAAATAACTTTGCAATTATCGCAACGATATTTATATGCCCCATTGCAGAAACAATAACATTAGGCTCATTTTTTTTGATATATTTTATTAATGGGATAATACTTGTTATTGCACGTTTTGAATTTAAATTAATAACTTTTATATTTTGTGGAATTTGATTAATATATTGTCCTTCTAATTTAACAACCACTAAATCAATATTATAATTTTTGTTAGCTAATCCACTTGCTAAGTTTAGCATTACCCTCTCAGCACCACCTCCTCTTAAAGAAGGAATAAATATTGCAATTTTCTCCATAGTATAAACCCCTCTAATAATATTTTTGATTTGTAATAATCATTTTTACCTTATGCAAAATAATTGCTATTATAGGACAATAATAAGATAAAAATAATCTTAATTTATATGAAACTTTAATATCATTTATCCAGAATTCCTCTTCCTTCAACTTATCTATATACCTCTTAAAATCATCTCGTTTTATATAACCATATGCAAGTTTATTCGATAATACAGAAATCAAATAATATGTAGCGTTTTTCTTTAAATATGGAATAATATACTCAAGTTTATTCTCTTTTATTAATTTAAGGGCATATTGATACCCCTTGATATTTCTATCAAGAAAATTATTACTACTATCCTGACCTTCGTGATGTCTATACATTAATAATGGTTCATGTAAAAACAATATTTTTTTATTGTATAGATTTATTTCCATCCACATATAACCATCAGCATTAGGACCAATTTCTGGTCTAAATCTTATATTATTGCGATTTATAAAATCCGTTCTTAACATAACAGTAGGACATGGTAAAACAAAATTCTCTTTAAACAACTTGTATATAAAATCATATTTTTCAAAAATAATATCATTATCAAGTTCTTTCTCTCTTTGTTTCAATATCATACCTCTTTTATTTATAATGCTTATATTCGTTGCAACTAAAACAACATCGTCATTTTTATCTAATATTTCAACTTCTTTTTCTAACAACTCTGGTTTCATAATATCATCATCATGAAATATTATAACATATTCTCCCTTTGCCATATCTAAAGCTTTATTAAAATTATTTATTCCTCCAATATTAATTTCATTTTTAATATATCTTATACGAGCATCATCAAACGATTTAACAACTTCTTCCGTGTTATCTGTTGAAGCATTATCCAAAATTAATAGTTCATAGTCTTTAAACGTTTGCGCTAACACACTTTCAATAGCCTCTTTTAAATAGTGTGCTCTGTTATAGGTAGGTATTGCTACTGTTACTTTTGGCATTAGAGTCACCTTCCTTGCCCTGTAAATTTCTCAATTACACTTATTATATATTTAACCATTTTTCCATTTATCCCAGGCCAAACTCCTATCCAGAACGTCCTTTCCATAATTATATCTGTATTCTTCAAACTACCTACAATTCTATATTCTACATCATTATTTACGAATAATGGCTGCCTCAATATATTTCCAGCAAACAATAGCCTCGTCCCAATTTTATTTTTCTCTAGATAATCTATCAACTGATTTCTATTAAACGATGCGCTTTCTTTTATGGTTATAGGAAACCCGAACCAGCTCGGCTCACTGTTCTCCGTCGCTTTGGGAAGAACAAAATAATCTTCTAATTCTTTCAATCCTTCATATAATAACTTAAAATTCTCTTGCCTTTTTTTGATAAATTCAGGCAATTTCTTTAATTGTGATAAACCTACAGCAGCCTGCATATCTGTTACTTTAAGGTTATACCCCAAATGTGAATAAACATATTTATGGTCATACCCAAATGGTAAATCACCGTGTTGCTGAGAAAATCTTTTCCTACAGGTATTATCTTTACCAGGTGGACACCAGCAATCCCTACCCCAATCTCTGAAAGAAAGCATTATTTTATACAATTCTTGGTCATTCGTTACAACAGCTCCACCTTCCCCCATCGTTATGTGATGGGCCGGATAAAAGCTAAATGTCGCTATATGTCCAAATGTCCCTGTATATTTGTTCCTATACTTAGCACCCAATGCATCACAATTATCTTCAATTACCCAAAGATTATATTTTTTAGCTAGTTCCATAACTTTGTCAAGGTTAAAGGGATTGCCCAACGTATGGGCCATAAATATCGCTTTTGTTTTATCTGTTATGGCTTTTTCTATTTGACTAACATCATAATTGTACGTCCCCAATTCCACATCTATAAAAACAGGTACCAATCTATTTTGTACAATCGGAGCTATTGTTGTGGGAAATCCCGCTGCTACCGTTATTACCTCATCACCTGGTCTTAATCTTCTTTCACCAAGTTTATATGATGTTAAAGCAGATACTGCAATTAAATTAGCAGAAGATCCTGAATTAACTAGCGCACAATACTTTACTCCTAAAAACCGTGCAAACTCTTTTTCAAACTGTTCGGCATATCTTCCCGATGTCAACCACATATCCAGCGATGCATCTACAAGATTGATTAAATCATTTACATCCAAAACCTTCCCTGACACAGGAATATATGTTTCACCTTCTGTAAATGGTTTTGATGTTTCCTCCTTTTCTTTGAAGTATTTTTTAACTTCATTAAATATTGATTCTCTATTTATTGATTCCATCTTATCCTTCACTCCATAATAATTTTTTTCTTTTTGCGCTTTCTATATATTCATTTATTTGATTAACTGTATATGACAACATGTCTTTCTCATTGTTATAATATGCCTTATACCAATTAATAGTTTTTTCTATAGCTGTATAAATATCATATACTGGTTTCCATTTCAATTTCATAAAAGCCTTGCTTGTGTCCAATTTAAGCAATTTTGCTTCATGGGGGTGTATTGAAGAATCAATTTTATACTCACCACTTCCCCAATATTTTATTGACAATTTTACCATTTCCTCAACTGTAATTATATCGGAATCGTTAGGGCCAAAATTCCATCCACTATTAAATTTGTTTTTATCTTTCAACATCAAAACCCCTAACCACAAATATCCTGATAATGGCTCTAATACATGCTGCCATGGTCTTATTGCCTCTGGATTTCGTATTAATATTATCTCATTTTTAGACAATGAACGAATGCAATCGGGTATTAATCTGTCTTCTGCCCAATCTCCTCCACCTATAACATTCCCTGCTCTAACAGATGCTATAGCAACACCACTATTGTTAAAATAGGAATTACGATAAGCTGATGTTATTAATTCAACACATCCTTTGCTCGAACTGTATGGATCATAACCACCCATTGGATCATTTTCTCTGTAACCATATATCCATTCTTTATTTTCATAACATTTATCGCTTGTTATTGTTATTACAACTTTAACACTATCCGTTTTTTTTATGGCTTCATAGACATTAACAGTACCCATTATATTCGTTTCATATGTTAGCTTTGGTTCTTTATATGAAAGTCTAACCAGAGGCTGAGCTGCCATATGAAATACTATTTCAGGTTTGAAATCCTGAAATATTTTTGTCAATTTTTCTTCATCCCGTATATCACCTATCACATGATGTATTTTTTTGTCTAACTTAATTGTTGAAAATAAATTAGGATTTGTAGGCGGCTCTAATGAATACCCTAATACTTCTGCTCCTAATTCATAGAGCCATAATGCAAGCCATGAACCTTTAAATCCTGTATGACCTGTTATTAATATTCTTTTATTCTTATATATATTTAGTGCTGTATTTATCACTTTCATCACCTTTATCTATCTCGCATAAAATTTTACTTGCTATTTTATCCGGCGTCAAGAAATATAACTGCCTCAAGTATTTTTGACTACCTACTTCATGGATAAATTTATCTGGAAGGGCAAATTTCATAAATCTTTTATATATAGTATTTTTCAATAAAACATCAGCAATTTTTGATCCTAATCCTCCTGTTTCAATGTGTTCTTCAATTGAAACTATTAATTTCTTATTTTTAGCAGATTCAACAATGATGTCCTCGTCTAAAGGTTTTATGGTATGCATGCTTATAATTTCAACAGACAAATTATTATTTTCAAGAATTTTTGATACTTCAACCGCAGTCTCAAGCATATTTCCAGTAACAAAAACTGAAATATCATTTCCCTCTTTTAATTTAATTCCTTTTCCAATTTTGAAATTAATATTCTTTTCATTATGTATAACTGGTTCTCCATTTTTCCCAAGTCTAATATAACATGGTCCTTCTAAATTAATAGATTGCTCAACAGCTAATTTTACTTCTACAGGATCACCAGGCGCTAATACGGTCATTTCAGGCAGTGAAGACATTATTGCTATATCTTCAATTGAATGATGGGTTACTCCTGCAGCCCCATAAGATAATCCACTGCCAACACCAATAATTTTAACAGGTAATTTCTGATAGCATAAATCGTTCCTTATTTGTTCCAATACTCTATAAGTAACAAAAGGAATTATAGAATATACAAAAACTTGTTTATTACACAGTGCTAAACCTGCAGCTATACCTATCATATTAGCTTCGGAAATGCCTACATTTAAAAAATTTTTGGGAAATTGTTCTTTTAATTTATCAAATACTGAAAAGCCTAAATCTCCTGTTAACAAGTAAATATTATCATTTTTTTTCATTAGATTCATTAATGTATTGACAAATGCTGTTCTCAATTTACTCACCTATCTCTTTTATAAATTTATCTAAATCATCAACTTTCGGTGACTTATAATGCCACTCTAATTTGTCTTCCATTTCTTTTATTCCTTTACCTTTGACTGTATGTGCTATTATCATTGTAGGTTTATTTTGCATTAAAGGTATATTATTAAATGTTTTTTCTATTTCATACAAATTATGTCCATCAATTTCAAGTACCGCCCATCCAAAATTTTCAAATTTATTTTTTAATGAAGAAATTGTTTGTATATTGTCGGTTCTTTCATAAGCCTGCAATCTGTTTGCGTCAATAATCCCTACTAGATTATCCAATCTTAAACGTGATGCTGAGATCGCTGCCTCCCATATAGAACCTTCTTGACACTCACCATCGCTCATCAAAACAAAGGTCCTATACTTTTTGTTATCATATTTACCAGCTAAAGCAATACCAACACCTATCGATAAACCATGTCCTAGCGAACCTGTTGAAGCTTCTACACCAGGTACACTTAATCTATCTGGATGTTCAGATAACGCACCACCATCAACACCAAATCCCTCTAACATTTCTACATTAAAAAAACCTCTTTCTGCTAACACTGCATACCAAGCTGAGGCAGCATGCCCTTTGCTTAAAATAAACCGATCTCTCTCCGGTCGTGTAGGGTTATCAGGATCAATATTTAAAATCTTAAAATATAGTACTGTAAGCAAATCAACAATAGAAAATGCCGAACCAATATGAGAAGCATTTGCCTTACAATGCATCCACAATAATTTTTTTCTGATCTTTTTTGTTATTGTACTTATGTTTTCAATCGAAAGTTCTTTAGTATTCATTTTAATCATTTCCTTTCATCAACGTGTATATAACTTTAAATTATTTGTAAACCAATTAATATTTTTTGTAAGTCCTTCTTTCAAGCTATGAGTAGCCTCCCATCCAAGCTTTTCTTTTGACTTGGTTACATCTGCTTTCCAAATTTTGAAAGTATCACTTACCCTTCCTTCAGCGGTCCCCCATAATGGTTCTTTATTATAACCGATAATTTCTTTAATTGTTTCAAATACTTCTTTTACTGTGTACTGCTTACCTGTTCCAATATTAAATATATCACCATGCGTCAAATATTGAGCATTTTTTATTACTGTTTTATAAGCTTCTATGACATCTTCTATAAAAATAAAATCTCTAACTGGGTTAGGATTAGATAACTTAATATCTTCATTCCTCAAACAACTTGTAATTATATACGGAATTAATCGAGTCGGTTCTTCATAATAACCATACGGTGAAAATAAACGTAATGTAAATACAGGCAAATTATACCGCCTTGCAATGGATTGACAATAAAGTGTAGCCGCAGCCTTTGCAACTCCATAATCATCAATTGGTTCTAATAAATCATTCTCAGACATTGGTTTATTTTTACCACCATATTCAGAACTGCTGCCAGTATTTATAAAACATTTGAAGCCATAACCTATACATGCATTCAATAGATTCACTGTGCCTAAAAAATTTGTGTTTATAATTTTCATACTATCTTTTTGAAATGGATATCCACCATATATTGCATTATGTATAATTATATCTGGTTTCAAAGCAGATATTACTCTTTCAACTTTATCTGAATCGTTTATATCGCAGTAATGTATTATTATATCTTTAACAATATCATTAAGTCTCCAAAGATTGGAAGTTTCTCGTACTATAATATGAATTTCATTATTTTCATCCAAAAACGATCTTACTATATTAGCCCCGATAAATCCTGTAGCTCCTGTAATTAAATACTTTAATCCCATATTTTCCACGGCGCCTTTCCACTATTCCACATTTCTTCTAATTCTCTTTTATCCCTCAACGTATCCATTGGTTTCCAAAAACCTTCATGCTTATAAGCAAAAAGATTACCTTCTTTCGCCAATTTTTCTAATGGCTCTCTTTCCCAAATAGTACTATCATTTTCTATATAATCTACAACTTGAGGTTCTAATACAAAAAAGCCACCATTAACCCAGCCACCATCTCCTGGTGGTTTTTCAGTAAAATCTTCAACTTTATTATTTTCACCAAATCTCAATGCGCCAAATTTACCCGCAGGGAGAACAGCAGTTAATGTAGCTAATCTACCATGGCTTTTGTGAAAATCTATTAAATTATTTATATTTACATCCGCCACTCCATCCCCATACGTGAGCATAAATGTTTCATTTCCAATATACTCTTTAACTCTTTTAATTCTCCCTCCTGTCATCGTATTCAACCCTGTATCTACTAAAGTTACCCTCCATGGTTCCGCATGATTATTATGTATTTTTATGCCACCATCATAAAAGTCTACTGTCAGGTCGCTCATATGCATGTAATAATTAACAAAATACTCTTTTATCACATAACCTTTGTATCCAAGGCAGATTATAAAATCATTGTGCCCATATGTCGAATAGATCTTCATAATATGCCAGAGTATTGGCTTCCCACCTATTTCTACCATTGGTTTTGGTTTTATATCTGTTTCTTCGCTTAAACGTGTACCAAAACCACCAGCCAAAATAACAACCTTCATAATATTTTCCTCCCCTAATCATATCCAAGCCAACATTTTAGAATTTGTTTTTAATAGATTTTGTTTATCTTTTACATAATAAAGATATTTTGCTCCGATCAACTCTCTAATTTGATTTTAGATAGTGTATCAACAAAATTTTCTTCTCGATTAAACTTTTGCTAACATTAAATACTTTTATTTATATAATTTTTTGCAAATACCTAAAAATATTTTTCGCTTTTAAAATTAGTTTAATATCTTCTTTAATATTTCTTACAGTTTTTATATCCTAATCCTTAATTTATTTCATTCATACGTATTATAGTATTAATAACCCCAAATCCTTTATTTTCAGAATTTTTTCCCTTATTTTTATCAAAACTTTCGCCATTAATATCATTAATACATTTAAGACAAATAACACCTTTTCTCTGCGTTGCAAACTTATATGTCTTAAACTTATGTATATAATACAATACTTCATTTAAAAAATCAGCAGCTTCTTTATTCATTAAATTATGATTTCGTCTAATCAATTTCTTCTGCTATAAAAATAAAAGGTAATATATACCTTTCTATTGCTTAAGATATTTGGCTAAATCTTCTATACTCTTTATGTCAAATATATCATCAGCTATTTGTTCCAATGTCTCTTCATTTAATTTCATTATTTTTTCACTCAAATCATCTGGTAAAATTCCTACTCTTTTTGATAATTGCTTGAGTAATATTTTTGCCTTGCCTTTTCTCTTATACCCTCTTTCATACCCTCTTTCATGCCTTCTTTCATGCCTTCTTTTATACCTTCTATCATACCCTTCCTATAAATTTCAGGATCAATATACGTCTTTATCATTTTGTCCACCTCACTTTCTATTCTGTCATAATCCTCACCGTATAATTCTATAGATAAATTACTCATTTGAACCAGTATACTATTTAATTCTTCCAATATTATATTGACCATTTCTAAACTCGTCCGTGAAGCCTCCCCATCTAAACACAAAGTGTTATAGATGAGGCTTCCCACTGCATTAACAGCGGAACTACCTGTCATAAATACGGTCTGATCACGCAACGCAATCACACTGTGACTGCATGGCTTTAACCAGACTAATCAATGTAGACAGGGTCTGCTGGCTTCTCGCTACAGTATCAGGAACTTTTGCCTGATACCCGCAACCTCTCCCTTTCGGAAAGAGGATTTAATATCTCTCGAATAAAGTATCTTGCACCTATATTGTACGATGCGTTTAAATCCGCATGATATTTTTTACCTGTAGTAAATTCGCATATGTCTTTTTTGCCATTTCTCGTTACTTTCCCTGTTCTATCAAATGCTAATGCCGATGTGTTCTTGGGATTCACCCATGATACATGTATTCCGTAACTGTGTGCCATATCACATACCTTGTCCTGTATCTTTCTCTTTGCCCAGTATTGAAGCTTTATCCTCATCTTTCGAGCGTAGTTTTCCTTTGATTTGAGCTTACCTAAATACTCAAACACTATCACATCGGCATTATGCCTTAGGGCAAATTCTATGATCTTATGCGCTGTGTCGTTTATTATTTGACTGTTTATGTTGTTTATCTTTCTCCATAGGTTCGGTTTTCTCCCAACCCCTGATATCCTCTGCGCTTTTGCCAGCTTGTTTATCTTATGAAGCAGACGGTCTTTTCCTATAGGCTGATTGATAAACAATCTTCCTATGACAGTTCCGTCATACTTCATGGCGCTGCATACGGCAGAGTTGGTCAAACCCATATCTACCGATATTATCGTTCTATCTTTAAGCGGTGTTTCTTTTAACTTAACCTCTTTTTCGTAAGTGAAATGGAGATAATATTTTCCCCCACTTTTTACCAAAGCAGGATTCATTTCTTTGAAATTTGTCATGTCCCTATGCTCAAGATCTTTTGTCTTAAATTCTATATCGTGCCACACCCAGTCGTTATTTTTATATACCTTGATCTTTGCTGTATTATTTCCCGTACGCTCAAACATGTTGTCTTTATAGAGTACGGGAAATGAGTATCTTGTTATGC encodes the following:
- a CDS encoding glycosyltransferase, with translation MEKIAIFIPSLRGGGAERVMLNLASGLANKNYNIDLVVVKLEGQYINQIPQNIKVINLNSKRAITSIIPLIKYIKKNEPNVIVSAMGHINIVAIIAKLFMNNKTKVIITEHTTLSLAKKESKNLKEKIAINILKYIYQYSDAIVAVSKDVAKDMSNMLNIPLEKINVIYNPIISDDLIRKSMENVNDSWFYPGEPPVVISVGRLTEAKDFDTLIYAFKKIYEKMKVRLVILGEGEKRSYLEKLIHDMGLDDDVKIPGFVENPYSYIKRASVFVLSSKREGLPTVLVEALACGTPVISTDCYSGPREILQNGKLGKLVPVGDVDALANEIIKLLENKVENRMLLNELKDFTFESSVQKYIDLIRKVLDE
- a CDS encoding glycosyltransferase family 2 protein — encoded protein: MPKVTVAIPTYNRAHYLKEAIESVLAQTFKDYELLILDNASTDNTEEVVKSFDDARIRYIKNEINIGGINNFNKALDMAKGEYVIIFHDDDIMKPELLEKEVEILDKNDDVVLVATNISIINKRGMILKQREKELDNDIIFEKYDFIYKLFKENFVLPCPTVMLRTDFINRNNIRFRPEIGPNADGYMWMEINLYNKKILFLHEPLLMYRHHEGQDSSNNFLDRNIKGYQYALKLIKENKLEYIIPYLKKNATYYLISVLSNKLAYGYIKRDDFKRYIDKLKEEEFWINDIKVSYKLRLFLSYYCPIIAIILHKVKMIITNQKYY
- the rfbH gene encoding lipopolysaccharide biosynthesis protein RfbH produces the protein MESINRESIFNEVKKYFKEKEETSKPFTEGETYIPVSGKVLDVNDLINLVDASLDMWLTSGRYAEQFEKEFARFLGVKYCALVNSGSSANLIAVSALTSYKLGERRLRPGDEVITVAAGFPTTIAPIVQNRLVPVFIDVELGTYNYDVSQIEKAITDKTKAIFMAHTLGNPFNLDKVMELAKKYNLWVIEDNCDALGAKYRNKYTGTFGHIATFSFYPAHHITMGEGGAVVTNDQELYKIMLSFRDWGRDCWCPPGKDNTCRKRFSQQHGDLPFGYDHKYVYSHLGYNLKVTDMQAAVGLSQLKKLPEFIKKRQENFKLLYEGLKELEDYFVLPKATENSEPSWFGFPITIKESASFNRNQLIDYLEKNKIGTRLLFAGNILRQPLFVNNDVEYRIVGSLKNTDIIMERTFWIGVWPGINGKMVKYIISVIEKFTGQGR
- the rfbG gene encoding CDP-glucose 4,6-dehydratase → MINTALNIYKNKRILITGHTGFKGSWLALWLYELGAEVLGYSLEPPTNPNLFSTIKLDKKIHHVIGDIRDEEKLTKIFQDFKPEIVFHMAAQPLVRLSYKEPKLTYETNIMGTVNVYEAIKKTDSVKVVITITSDKCYENKEWIYGYRENDPMGGYDPYSSSKGCVELITSAYRNSYFNNSGVAIASVRAGNVIGGGDWAEDRLIPDCIRSLSKNEIILIRNPEAIRPWQHVLEPLSGYLWLGVLMLKDKNKFNSGWNFGPNDSDIITVEEMVKLSIKYWGSGEYKIDSSIHPHEAKLLKLDTSKAFMKLKWKPVYDIYTAIEKTINWYKAYYNNEKDMLSYTVNQINEYIESAKRKKLLWSEG
- a CDS encoding transketolase family protein, with the protein product MRTAFVNTLMNLMKKNDNIYLLTGDLGFSVFDKLKEQFPKNFLNVGISEANMIGIAAGLALCNKQVFVYSIIPFVTYRVLEQIRNDLCYQKLPVKIIGVGSGLSYGAAGVTHHSIEDIAIMSSLPEMTVLAPGDPVEVKLAVEQSINLEGPCYIRLGKNGEPVIHNEKNINFKIGKGIKLKEGNDISVFVTGNMLETAVEVSKILENNNLSVEIISMHTIKPLDEDIIVESAKNKKLIVSIEEHIETGGLGSKIADVLLKNTIYKRFMKFALPDKFIHEVGSQKYLRQLYFLTPDKIASKILCEIDKGDESDKYSTKYI
- a CDS encoding transketolase, with the translated sequence MNTKELSIENISTITKKIRKKLLWMHCKANASHIGSAFSIVDLLTVLYFKILNIDPDNPTRPERDRFILSKGHAASAWYAVLAERGFFNVEMLEGFGVDGGALSEHPDRLSVPGVEASTGSLGHGLSIGVGIALAGKYDNKKYRTFVLMSDGECQEGSIWEAAISASRLRLDNLVGIIDANRLQAYERTDNIQTISSLKNKFENFGWAVLEIDGHNLYEIEKTFNNIPLMQNKPTMIIAHTVKGKGIKEMEDKLEWHYKSPKVDDLDKFIKEIGE
- a CDS encoding NAD-dependent epimerase/dehydratase family protein, giving the protein MGLKYLITGATGFIGANIVRSFLDENNEIHIIVRETSNLWRLNDIVKDIIIHYCDINDSDKVERVISALKPDIIIHNAIYGGYPFQKDSMKIINTNFLGTVNLLNACIGYGFKCFINTGSSSEYGGKNKPMSENDLLEPIDDYGVAKAAATLYCQSIARRYNLPVFTLRLFSPYGYYEEPTRLIPYIITSCLRNEDIKLSNPNPVRDFIFIEDVIEAYKTVIKNAQYLTHGDIFNIGTGKQYTVKEVFETIKEIIGYNKEPLWGTAEGRVSDTFKIWKADVTKSKEKLGWEATHSLKEGLTKNINWFTNNLKLYTR
- the rfbF gene encoding glucose-1-phosphate cytidylyltransferase, which translates into the protein MKVVILAGGFGTRLSEETDIKPKPMVEIGGKPILWHIMKIYSTYGHNDFIICLGYKGYVIKEYFVNYYMHMSDLTVDFYDGGIKIHNNHAEPWRVTLVDTGLNTMTGGRIKRVKEYIGNETFMLTYGDGVADVNINNLIDFHKSHGRLATLTAVLPAGKFGALRFGENNKVEDFTEKPPGDGGWVNGGFFVLEPQVVDYIENDSTIWEREPLEKLAKEGNLFAYKHEGFWKPMDTLRDKRELEEMWNSGKAPWKIWD
- a CDS encoding DUF4351 domain-containing protein, which produces MLLKQLSKRVGILPDDLSEKIMKLNEETLEQIADDIFDIKSIEDLAKYLKQ
- a CDS encoding RNA-guided endonuclease TnpB family protein; the protein is MKCIKTVKFKIKITDKSFGDTIFIYNKALSYIINVVNNEWDFISTLSTAKEQLNYTEKLIHNTKKNEAKYDFDSKFYKFPSYLRRAATAEALGAVKSYRSNLENYFEKKAQYEAKGKILREKLPVLGITRYSFPVLYKDNMFERTGNNTAKIKVYKNNDWVWHDIEFKTKDLEHRDMTNFKEMNPALVKSGGKYYLHFTYEKEVKLKETPLKDRTIISVDMGLTNSAVCSAMKYDGTVIGRLFINQPIGKDRLLHKINKLAKAQRISGVGRKPNLWRKINNINSQIINDTAHKIIEFALRHNADVIVFEYLGKLKSKENYARKMRIKLQYWAKRKIQDKVCDMAHSYGIHVSWVNPKNTSALAFDRTGKVTRNGKKDICEFTTGKKYHADLNASYNIGARYFIREILNPLSERERLRVSGKSS